aaaatgggATTAACCTCTAAACTCGAAAAGCTCAAGTTCGGTGATCACGATAAGTCCGAGGCGAAACAAGCCCCAGCTACTAATACGAATGCCCCTTCTGACGCGGATACCGATGATATCGACGAAATGGATAATGAGGggcaatcaattttgatggGAATTATTGCTCAATTGAGACCTGGTATGGATTTGACAAAGATCACGCTCCCAACCTTCAttttagaaaagaaatcaatgtTGGAGAGGATCACAAACTTCTTCCAAATCCCAGATTTACTACTTGAAGCCAACCATACCGAAGAGCCGGTAGCAAGATTTGTGaatgttttgaaatggTACCTTGCTTCATGGCATATTGCTCCTAAGGCGGTCAAGAAACCTCTCAATCCAGTTTTAGGTGAGACTTTTTCTTGCTATTGGAAAGATTTGCCATATAGTGCTGGTGACGCTTACTACTTGTCTGAGCAAACTTCTCACCATCCTCCCAAGTCGTCttatttttatttggtTCCGAAGGAGAAAATTAGAGTTGATGGAACAGTGATTCCTAAATCAAAGTTTTTAGGTAACTCTTCAGCAGCGACAATGGAAGGTTTGGCTCAAGTTACGCTTGGAAACTGGAACGAAGAACAATACGTATTAACTCAACCGAATGTATATGTTAGGGGAATTCTTTTTGGTAAGATGAAAACCGAATTGGGCGATCATATGATCGTTAGATGCCAGGCCCTAGGACTTGAGGctgatattgaatttaaaaCTAAAGGATTTATCAGCGGAACTTATGATGCCATCGAGGGTTTTATCAAGGAGATCGAAACTTCGAAagaattgtttcaattaaCTGGTAAATGGAATGATATCATAGATATCAAAGACTTAAATACTGGGAAAAAGCTGGTACTTATCAATACACATAAAACCATTCAAGTTAAACCCCGAGTCAGACCTTTGGAGGAGCAATCCGAGTATGAATCTAGAAGGTTATGGAAGCCAACAATTGATGCACTTGCACGAAGGGATCATGCCACAGCTACTGAGGAAAAGTTTAAGGTAGAAAATGAGCAGCGCGAGAAAGCGAAAAAGCGCTTAGAGGACGGCGTAGAATTCCATCCAAGGTTCTTTAGGCCAATCGACGCTCAAGATCACTCATCAAGGGACTTGGGGGTCATTTTTAATAAGCACATAAACCTTGCCGAGTCACCTGAGGAGTTGTCTAAGAATGTTTTGGATACTGCCCCATTTCTACCAGGTCAGAAACataatgaaaaatttgatattcCACCCTTCAAAGAACATGCTACCACTGGGACAGGATAAATCTTCCTTCCCAAGTTACCCTCTTACCTCGCGGATTAGATTATCTATTCCTGACTTTTAAATGATACAGAATTAATATTTAGACTTCTATacttctttgttgatttgcCTTTAATACATCTTTGTTGCTTGTTGTTAAATATACACTCTTCTGATTTTTTTAATGCGTGTACATGTTATTTCTTTAGTCAAAGAAAGGACTACTGCcgaaaaaaaatatttgttCTTTAACCAAACTAAACGACACACTTGAAACCATAATGTTCAAGAATGAAAGATTGAGGAAGGAGGTGTATTCTCCTCTGCTCTCTATCCTTCAATGCATAAATTTACTACGAGAAAACGGAAAAAACATTGGTATTCATCATGCTTTAGTTCAAAGGCtttattcattttcatACGACGATATCGAGTTTTTTATTCCCCAGCTTATTCAGCTTCTAGTCATGTTTGAGACCGATTCAATGGCATTAGAAGagtttttgttgagataTTGCGAAAACTACCATCACTTTAGCTTAATTGTCTTTTGGTGTTTACAAgcatttctttttgagcTTCGAAACGAGCCGGCTTCCTATGCATTTCAAACTGTTCgcaacttcatcaataagTTGCAGAATATCCTTTTTAATGTGGAGAATCCAAGTTTAAAACGCACAGAATTTCGAGAGAATTTAGACCCAGCATTGGTACTTAGTGGTGCATTGTTGTCATCCTTCGCATTACCACTTGTGCATGATTACGTTACTCCTATAATAAAATCACAAGCAAAGCAACCAAGATCCTTTGTATTCAATGTGGCCAATTTTCAGAAGATTTTGACGAAAAATTTAACCttaaagaatcaaaaattaGCAGCAGACAAACCCTTGGATAATACGGGCGATGATAAATTAATTCACGAGAATGAGCACAAGACAATTGAAACCACAAAAAATAATAGGAAGACAGCCCTGTCATTTCTGCCGGATGACTCAGAAACCAATActactgatgatgaagattcTAAATTGTCTATCAAGCAAGGATACTCGAAAGAAGCTGCATTTTCAAGCGTTGGccaatctttgaaaattaaCACCACCATTAAACGTAAGAAAAGTCGCCTGAGAACACTCGGGTCATTGAGAGATGACATGAATCGGAGTGCACAATCGTTGCCCGATCTCACAAAGTCACATTCAAGGCCAGATCTTTTAGCATCTGAATCTGAAATGGCTCTTTCCATCAGCAGATACTCGACAGATACAGGTACGAAAAGAATGAGTTCACAAAACATGTCATCGAAATCCAAGCTGTACCAAGAACTTCTCAAAATATTAAGGGTAAATTATtccaaaaaagaaacagaaTTTATCATGTCACTTCAAGATATATCTATGAGGTTGTCGCTGGTACCAAAGGCAGCTAGAGTTTCTGCATTGAGAGCTGAATTAGCGATTATAAATGAGTCCCTTTTACCTTCAGAAATTGATATTCCGCAATTATTGCCAATAACTAGCAATAAGAACAAGAAGTTTcacaagattttgaaattaagTATCAACGAAGCCTGTGTGCTAAATTCCGCAGAGCGAGTACCATATTTGCtacttgttgaatatttgaGTGACGAGTTAGACTTCAATCCATTTACTGAATACAATCAAAAACTAATAAATAGAAAGTTACAAGAGTCGGAGTCCAAGCGAAGCTATGAGTCTAACAACAATGACACCGAATCACTCGCGTCAGATGTGAGGAGTATTCCAACTCAGGAAGGAATAGACGGCCTTGGAAGTATTGAAACTGACTTGGGAGAGTTATCTATTTTAGGATCTCGTAGAGAAAGTCGAGAATGGGCAACTTCAAGATTAGATGTTACATCACCACGATTATCACAAGATGGAGCTAAGAGTCCCCAACTAGGAATCTCTAGTATTCCAAACGTGGCTGACTCGCTGCTTCGTGCTGATCAAATGCGCATTGCATCAGTGatgcttcaacaattggagaATTCAGGACAAGCTAATACGCAACAGTTCATTGCTATTAAAACAAGaatcattgattcaatgatCTCATTGCAAGATcagtttgaaaaaattgattacGAAACTATGAAGGAATTAAAGACAGATGAGCAAGATGCGGGTCAACGTAAGCTTGAGAATGATTTTAAAATCAGTGAGGATTGGAATTccaaaaaacaaagaataCGAAAGACTAGTGCCTACGGccatttgaagaattgggaTCTATGCTCTGTGATTGTGAAGAATGGTGACGATTTACCACAGGAAGCGTTCGCATGTCAATTGATCACCATGATTTCAAACATATGGAAAAAACACGACGTATACTTTTGGAccaaaagaatgaaaataCTCATTACCAGTGCCAACGCAGGATTAGTTGAAACTATTACCAATGCAATGTCAATACATTCGATCAAGAAATCGCTCACGGAACTTTCCATAGCAAGCGGCTCCAACACAAAGGGGAGAATCTTCACGTTGAAGGATTACTTTGAAAAGCTTTATGGAAACGAAAACTCTCGCAAATACAAGCTGGCCCaagaaaattttgcaaagagTTTGGCTTCGTACTCAATAATATGTTACGTTTTACAAGTCAAAGATCGACACAACGGGAATATCATGCTTGATAATGAAGGCCATATCATCCacattgattttggttttttgCTAGGTAACTCTCCTGGCTCGAATATTGGTTTTGAAGCTGCTCCATTCAAGTTGACCACTGAATATGTTGATTTACTCGGAGGTAcagaatcaaaattttatcaattatTTGTTCAAGTATGTAAGGACTGTTTTAAAGTTTTGAGAAAAGAATCGGATCAAATTGTGAGCATAGTTCAATTAATGCAAAAAGATTCAAGCCTTCCATGTTTCAACAACGGAGAAAACACTAGTGTTATGTTAGAGCAGAGGCTTCAATTGCTGTTACCAGACGAATCGATTGATCAGTTTGTTGAAGCATCATTAGTGGGCAAGAGCTTGAACAGCATGTATACTAGATTGTACGACCAGTTCCAAATGATTACTCAAGGTATTTACAATTGAGTATGGAAGGAATTTTGTACATCTCCTGTAATGTTGGTTTCAATGAATATTTTTCTCCAGATTTAGAAGTAATGTTCTCTGCAATGGGCTTATTTTGTAGCGACGTATATTATTCAACTCTACAATCTATCCTCGACTTGAACTAGATCTTGTTTAATAAACTTGATCAGTTGGCAGAAGGTATGATTCAATCGATATTGTCGAAGAGTCTGAAGTACCAGGACCTCAGAAACCTTTCATACAACCCTAACGCAAGTTTCGCAAGATCAAGTGAAATTTTTACACCCTTGGTTACCAAAATCTCCAACCATTTATAAAATCCCGAAATGGGGTTCTATAAGTTGTGGATGATAACTTAGAAGTTATTCATAAGTCCAAAGCATATTTCCTTCATCTATACATAAGGCTCCGACTCTTGCCTCTAACTGGTACCCAGTCATATTTAATAAAAATAGTCAAGGACACTTGAAATGTTCAACTAACTCCACAAGTGGGGTAAATAGAAGTTACTCCTATCAGAGGACCGAAAGCTAGCCAAATCCTGCTTTTTGGTAATCATTACTTCGTGCCactctttcttcaaatatTAATAAATCATTCATTACATTATTACACTGTGAATTATAGAAAGTTAACATAAACCTTAGTGTTAACATGATATTAGCGATTTAAAGAGGGCTCTCAACTATGTTACTTAAGATGGCACAAAATGGACCACAGAACCTGGCACCTGACTAATATAAACTTTGCGAAGAATATTTATGAAACACCGAAGCCAGCttccaagaaattgaatatatatCCCTAGTAGAAACActtcaataaatttaaaGGTCAATGAATCATCGCATACAGTACCAATGTTCAGCTATAAGTTTTGTTTTCCTAAAGTAAGTAAAGAATTCCCTAAACGCATCAAAGATTTTACAGATGACAATTCCTTTCCaatattatcaatcaatgtTGCCCTAAATAAAACTACCCCTGATTTTGTCCACTTCTCCACAGCATCGACTGAGAAGGGAAATAAGTTTAGGTCCAGGAATAGCTTCATTATTGCAAGAAGTACTCTCTCAAGTATGCTAAAGAAAAACATTTACGAACTCCAGACCGTCTCCAAAGGGGTTTCACAAGTAAGTAGTATCTTGATTATACCATGAAGATAGAATATTAATTACCTTCAAGCTTTGGAGTCACGTGGACTCATCATTCAAGACTTATTTCGAATACTTATCAGTGACCGAATCCATATGGTACGACAGGAAGATATTTCACAATCTgacacaacaaaataacaAGAATTATATACCTAAAAATTCAGGATTATTTGCAAGTCGGCAGAacttcaaaaaaaaagacgAAAACATGCCTAAAAAACACAGATTcagattgaagaaatccATTGGTCGTATTAAGAGGCCCAAAGTAAGGCGTTTCACAAATGGTTTTAAAATCAGCAGTACTTCAATGAGTTGTAATTATGGTATATTAACTGAGGATGTATTTAAATAGCGAAGAGGTATTTTTTCTAATCCTGTGTTTCAGATTTATTGTACGTATTGTATTCAGCGCAAGATTTCTTACTTTTATACACACTTGTCTACAATTACGACATTGTATGAATTCTGAGTACCACAAGGGCAAGGCTTTGTTGGACAGTTTAACCGTTCTAGAGGAGTTAACTAAGACAACAACATTAATCGGTCCCACTAAAGAACAGGGGAACAGTGATACGACGGATAACCCGCATCAACTTTTACAAGACCTAAAGGTATGTTACACTTTGAATCAACAGCGCTCTTTTGCTAATCTTTTCTATAGGAAAACTGGAACTCAATTGATCCGAGGGTTGAA
The Candida orthopsilosis Co 90-125, chromosome 5 draft sequence genome window above contains:
- a CDS encoding Obpa similar to oxysterol binding protein; protein product: MGLTSKLEKLKFGDHDKSEAKQAPATNTNAPSDADTDDIDEMDNEGQSILMGIIAQLRPGMDLTKITLPTFILEKKSMLERITNFFQIPDLLLEANHTEEPVARFVNVLKWYLASWHIAPKAVKKPLNPVLGETFSCYWKDLPYSAGDAYYLSEQTSHHPPKSSYFYLVPKEKIRVDGTVIPKSKFLGNSSAATMEGLAQVTLGNWNEEQYVLTQPNVYVRGILFGKMKTELGDHMIVRCQALGLEADIEFKTKGFISGTYDAIEGFIKEIETSKELFQLTGKWNDIIDIKDLNTGKKSVLINTHKTIQVKPRVRPLEEQSEYESRRLWKPTIDALARRDHATATEEKFKVENEQREKAKKRLEDGVEFHPRFFRPIDAQDHSSRDLGVIFNKHINLAESPEELSKNVLDTAPFLPGQKHNEKFDIPPFKEHATTGTG
- a CDS encoding Pika phosphatidylinositol kinase, whose translation is MFKNERLRKEVYSPSLSILQCINLLRENGKNIGIHHALVQRLYSFSYDDIEFFIPQLIQLLVMFETDSMALEEFLLRYCENYHHFSLIVFWCLQAFLFELRNEPASYAFQTVRNFINKLQNILFNVENPSLKRTEFRENLDPALVLSGALLSSFALPLVHDYVTPIIKSQAKQPRSFVFNVANFQKILTKNLTLKNQKLAADKPLDNTGDDKLIHENEHKTIETTKNNRKTASSFSPDDSETNTTDDEDSKLSIKQGYSKEAAFSSVGQSLKINTTIKRKKSRSRTLGSLRDDMNRSAQSLPDLTKSHSRPDLLASESEMALSISRYSTDTGTKRMSSQNMSSKSKSYQELLKILRVNYSKKETEFIMSLQDISMRLSSVPKAARVSALRAELAIINESLLPSEIDIPQLLPITSNKNKKFHKILKLSINEACVLNSAERVPYLLLVEYLSDELDFNPFTEYNQKLINRKLQESESKRSYESNNNDTESLASDVRSIPTQEGIDGLGSIETDLGELSILGSRRESREWATSRLDVTSPRLSQDGAKSPQLGISSIPNVADSSLRADQMRIASVMLQQLENSGQANTQQFIAIKTRIIDSMISLQDQFEKIDYETMKELKTDEQDAGQRKLENDFKISEDWNSKKQRIRKTSAYGHLKNWDLCSVIVKNGDDLPQEAFACQLITMISNIWKKHDVYFWTKRMKILITSANAGLVETITNAMSIHSIKKSLTELSIASGSNTKGRIFTLKDYFEKLYGNENSRKYKSAQENFAKSLASYSIICYVLQVKDRHNGNIMLDNEGHIIHIDFGFLLGNSPGSNIGFEAAPFKLTTEYVDLLGGTESKFYQLFVQVCKDCFKVLRKESDQIVSIVQLMQKDSSLPCFNNGENTSVMLEQRLQLSLPDESIDQFVEASLVGKSLNSMYTRLYDQFQMITQGIYN
- a CDS encoding Mtla2 master regulator (activator) of a-type mating — protein: MFSYKFCFPKVSKEFPKRIKDFTDDNSFPILSINVALNKTTPDFVHFSTASTEKGNKFRSRNSFIIARSTLSSMLKKNIYELQTVSKGVSQLWSHVDSSFKTYFEYLSVTESIWYDRKIFHNSTQQNNKNYIPKNSGLFASRQNFKKKDENMPKKHRFRLKKSIGRIKRPKVRRFTNGFKISSTSMSCNYGILTEDVFK